AGTAGGTTGAACAACGTCTGGCCCACAAGAGAGCACagtaaataaaatgttgaatGACAAAGTCATTTAACTTCGCAGGACTTCAGCTTCGTCATCCATGAAGTGGGGATAATTATACCTGCTCTGGACATTAGCAATAAAGAGTAATGTTTACTAAATGTTTACACTGTGAAAATTACTTACATGCATATTCTCATTTACTGTTATGATTCGTATTTTACAAGTAAGGCCGTTAAGTTTTAAAAAGACCAAATAACCTAAGGACCCACGGCCATAGTGAGGATCCGGGTATGAATGTAGACCTGCTGTAACCTCAGAATCTGAGCTCTTAACCTCTACTTTATAGTTCCTTGAAAGATGCTTTCTTCCATTACAGCAAAATTGCCTATGCCATCCGCCCCACGCAGGTCCGAGTTTGTCCTGTAGCACAACTGAAGAAAGCTATTACATCCCCCATGCGTTTCTTTTCCAAGATGAACATCCCCATTTCCTTCAATCTTTCCTTAAATGATCCTCATAGCCTGGTCACTATCGTCTCAAAAAACCAGTCTGACAACCTCTCTCCCGCCCTAGAACTGGTTAATTTTCACTGGGCAAATGGTTAAAGGACATAAGAGCAGTAGAAGCCGATTCCCAGGGGCTGGGAAAATGTAGATGTTCAAGTGTTCGAGTGGGCTGTGGTTAAAACAGGAAGACTTCCTGGGAGAGGTGATCCTCGAGCCGGAGTTCAGGGCAGTAACAGCGGATCGGCGGCCACAGTACCCCAGTCAAAGGACCGCGCGGGACAGCGGCCGCTGGGGTCCGCCGGGTCTAGACAAAGGCTGCTGGAGGTTAGGAAGATCGGGGACACAAACCACGTGATGATGGCTAGCACGCGGAAGAACGCAAGTCGTTTTCCTAAAAGTAACTTAAATAGGTACTGGAGGGAAGCAAAGTGGGAGAAACAGTCTAGAAGCAAAACGCGAACTTACCCGGCAACCCGGCCTCCGTAGCCCCACTACAGACGCCGCCACCTGAGGAGCCCCGTAGCCAAGGCAGCGGCAGGCTCAACCCAGAGATCGCGAGACAGACCAGGCATCGCGAGAACTCGCCTCTGGCCTCTGACAGGCGGGCGTTCTTTCCGGGTGCCATGGGAGGGCTCTGGGGTACGGGATGGGCGCGCGTGGCTTTCTGCGGGTGGCCCTGGAACCACCCTGGAAACTCGACCAGGGCTGCGGAGAGGGTAGAGTCTTGTCTCAGGTCGGGGAGGAGCGGGACAGGGGGTGCTGAGAGGGAGCTGAGAAGGCTCGGCACATGGAGGCGCCCGAGCTTGGCGGTGCAACCGCCGCGGCGGCCGAAGAGCACGAACCCCTTCACGCGCGCACAGCAGGAGGATTGGCGGCGGCGGAACAAGACCGTCCTCACGTATGTGGCCGCGGCGGCCGTGGGCATGCTGGGGGCGTCCTACGCCGCCGTGCCCCTTTACCGGCTCTACTGCCAGGTAGGGCTGGCGCTGCCCTTTGGGCGGCCCGTCTGGAGGGGCGGGGGTGCGGGCAGTTCCCTAGACAGCGATGCTCCACGGTGCCGTGTCGGAGGGATGTCCGAGATTATCTACCAAAGAAAATCACTTTCTAAGGAAACAGGCCCTAGAAAGTGacttacttgcccaaggtcaccaagaAAGTGACAAGGCTACCGGTAGAACCCGAGTTCTTACAGTGATTGTGCCTATACTCCACTGCCTAGTGAAATTCCCCTATCTCAGCTACACCACAGGAAAGGTCTGCAACCTGTACTACGGTATCCAGCGATCTGCCTTACCCTCCTGCCGTTCACACACGGGCCcgcttttaaaatgtaatttatgttCATACATTAATTCTGTGAACCACAGAAACCATGGTTTCTGTGCAAAGGTTAACCCTGGAAATGGGAGTGTGCTTGCTACTTGTAGTTAAACTGGGAGTAGCTTTTTATGTATACAAACTAGCATGAATTAGGACTTCGAGGCTTTTCCCCCTTGTTAATATGTAACTGTAATGTCCTTACCCAGGGCTCCCTTTTAGATCAGAAACTCTAGTGCAATGGTTCACAAAGTGCAGAGCCCAGGACTAGCAGCAGCATCATTACCTGGGAGGGGAACTTGAGCGCAGATTGTTGAGTCCGACTGCAGAACtgttgaatcagaaactctgggggcaGGACCCAGCAGTCTGTATTTAATAAGTTCCCTAGCAGATTTTGATGCAGGCTGACGTTTGAGAACAGCGGGCAAAGGCAGAGTTCACCTGTTTCATATATATTCTCCTAAGTTCTTAGGCAGTAGTTTGCTGCTTTGTCTGGGCATTAGGATCACCCATGGGGCTTCTTAAACAAACATGTCAGGGCTCCTGTACCCCAGAGATCCTGATTAGGAGACGTGGGTAGGGGTCaggaatttatgttttaaaaacatgcCATAAATGAGAGCTATACATTGGGTTCATTCAGTGAGTGAGTGatagtggttcccaaactttgtTGTACAtcggaatcacctggggagcttttcaaACTCCTGACACCCAGGTCACATCCCTAACCAATTGAATCAGAAGGTCTTGAAGTGGGAGTCAGGaagcagtaattttttaaagattccaatgCTCAGAAGAGTTTGGGAATCACTGGTTAACTCCTCCTTCCTGCCACTATTGTTAATGCCTGGCTTACTTCTCCTGTCCTTATGAAGATTAACTTTTGCCTTTATTTTCGATAATGACTCAAACAGCAGAAATCTGAAGGACTTTTCAGTCTCTTAATATCA
Above is a genomic segment from Mesoplodon densirostris isolate mMesDen1 chromosome 18, mMesDen1 primary haplotype, whole genome shotgun sequence containing:
- the LOC132478114 gene encoding cytochrome c oxidase assembly protein COX11, mitochondrial isoform X2, which produces MGGLWGTGWARVAFCGWPWNHPGNSTRAAERVESCLRSGRSGTGGAERELRRLGTWRRPSLAVQPPRRPKSTNPFTRAQQEDWRRRNKTVLTYVAAAAVGMLGASYAAVPLYRLYCQTTGLGGSAVAGHASDQIENMVPVKDRIIKVTFNADVHASLQWNFRPQQTEIYCFCFEEQRLNPQEEVDMPVFFYIDPEFAEDPRMGNVDLITLSYTFFEAKEGHKLPVPGYN